One Bombus fervidus isolate BK054 chromosome 7, iyBomFerv1, whole genome shotgun sequence genomic region harbors:
- the LOC139989419 gene encoding T-box transcription factor TBX10 isoform X1 translates to MQQQHDQRHDITADCCYQQWASHHQSHHAQPITNVPSPMQQMEACLQSAGRVKRSRSPTSSKASLTPHVTNSSISSSTAVQSRNDSNNNNHNHSDHHPSENGASSTEEASSKRPLHPALVGAGAALEAKPLWEEFHQLGTEMIVTKAGRRMFPTFQCRFFGLDPTTDYLLVMDFVPCDDKRYRYAFHSSAWVVAGRADPVSPPRIHVHPDSPASGGHWMKQPVSFDKLKLTNNQLDDNGHIILNSMHRYQPRCHVVVAPSPPGSAPDPRTENFKTFTFPETRFTAVTAYQNHRITQLKIASNPFAKGFRDCESDECDSVAVSSMQNPAKRPATGSASVLTSNYVNTIPTVQIPSISNQEHHQFYGATAAGPWTYPGHHGQPTAHMNSVHYPAHPHHPHTGPSLYGPR, encoded by the exons ATGCAACAGCAACATGACCAACGACACGATATTACCGCCGATTGTTGTTATCAGCAATGGGCTTCTCATCATCAGAGTCATCATGCTCAACCTATAACGAATGTACCGTCCCCAATGCAACAAATGGAAG CATGTTTGCAATCAGCGGGAAGAGTGAAACGATCCCGCAGCCCAACTTCATCGAAGGCATCCCTAACTCCGCACGTCACGAATTCATCGATTTCTTCATCGACTGCTGTCCAATCCCGTAATGATAGCAACAATAACAATCATAATCACAGCGATCATCATCCAAGCGAGAATGGCGCAAGTTCGACGGAAGAAGCTAGCTCGAAGAGGCCTCTTCATCCTGCTCTCGTTGGTGCTGGAGCTGCGTTAGAAGCGAAACCCCTTTGGGAAGAATTTCATCAATTGGGAACGGAAATGATAGTCACTAAAGCTGGAAGAAGAATGTTTCCTACTTTTCAG TGTCGATTTTTCGGTTTGGACCCCACTACCGACTATCTTCTAGTGATGGATTTCGTACCTTGCGACGACAAGAGGTACAGATACGCTTTTCACAGTAGCGCTTGGGTAGTTGCTGGTCGTGCGGATCCAGTCTCACCCCCCAGGATTCACGTACATCCTGACAGTCCTGCGAGTGGAGGTCATTGGATGAAGCAGCCAGTTTCCTTCGACAAACTGAAACTGACGAACAATCAACTCGACGACAACGGACAT ATAATCCTGAACTCGATGCATAGATATCAGCCACGATGCCACGTAGTGGTTGCACCATCGCCGCCGGGTTCCGCTCCCGATCCTCGTACGGAGAATTTCAAAACTTTCACCTTTCCGGAAACGCGATTCACTGCGGTCACAGCTTATCAAAATCATCGTATCACGCAACTCAAAATAGCTAGCAATCCATTTGCGAAAGGTTTTCGTGACTGTGAATCGGATGAGTGTGACTCTGTCGCAGTTTCAAGCATGCAGAATCCTGCAAAGAGACCTGCAACTGGAAGTGCCAGCGTTTTGACATCCAACTACGTAAACACGATACCCACCGTGCAAATTCCGAGCATATCGAACCAAGAACATCATCAATTTTACGGTGCTACCGCAGCAGGACCTTGGACTTATCCTGGACACCATGGGCAACCAACTGCGCACATGAATTCGGTCCATTATCCTGCGCATCCTCATCATCCCCATACTGGACCCTCATTGTATGGACCACGGTAA
- the LOC139989419 gene encoding T-box transcription factor TBX10 isoform X2: MQQQHDQRHDITADCCYQQWASHHQSHHAQPITNVPSPMQQMEAGRVKRSRSPTSSKASLTPHVTNSSISSSTAVQSRNDSNNNNHNHSDHHPSENGASSTEEASSKRPLHPALVGAGAALEAKPLWEEFHQLGTEMIVTKAGRRMFPTFQCRFFGLDPTTDYLLVMDFVPCDDKRYRYAFHSSAWVVAGRADPVSPPRIHVHPDSPASGGHWMKQPVSFDKLKLTNNQLDDNGHIILNSMHRYQPRCHVVVAPSPPGSAPDPRTENFKTFTFPETRFTAVTAYQNHRITQLKIASNPFAKGFRDCESDECDSVAVSSMQNPAKRPATGSASVLTSNYVNTIPTVQIPSISNQEHHQFYGATAAGPWTYPGHHGQPTAHMNSVHYPAHPHHPHTGPSLYGPR, encoded by the exons ATGCAACAGCAACATGACCAACGACACGATATTACCGCCGATTGTTGTTATCAGCAATGGGCTTCTCATCATCAGAGTCATCATGCTCAACCTATAACGAATGTACCGTCCCCAATGCAACAAATGGAAG CGGGAAGAGTGAAACGATCCCGCAGCCCAACTTCATCGAAGGCATCCCTAACTCCGCACGTCACGAATTCATCGATTTCTTCATCGACTGCTGTCCAATCCCGTAATGATAGCAACAATAACAATCATAATCACAGCGATCATCATCCAAGCGAGAATGGCGCAAGTTCGACGGAAGAAGCTAGCTCGAAGAGGCCTCTTCATCCTGCTCTCGTTGGTGCTGGAGCTGCGTTAGAAGCGAAACCCCTTTGGGAAGAATTTCATCAATTGGGAACGGAAATGATAGTCACTAAAGCTGGAAGAAGAATGTTTCCTACTTTTCAG TGTCGATTTTTCGGTTTGGACCCCACTACCGACTATCTTCTAGTGATGGATTTCGTACCTTGCGACGACAAGAGGTACAGATACGCTTTTCACAGTAGCGCTTGGGTAGTTGCTGGTCGTGCGGATCCAGTCTCACCCCCCAGGATTCACGTACATCCTGACAGTCCTGCGAGTGGAGGTCATTGGATGAAGCAGCCAGTTTCCTTCGACAAACTGAAACTGACGAACAATCAACTCGACGACAACGGACAT ATAATCCTGAACTCGATGCATAGATATCAGCCACGATGCCACGTAGTGGTTGCACCATCGCCGCCGGGTTCCGCTCCCGATCCTCGTACGGAGAATTTCAAAACTTTCACCTTTCCGGAAACGCGATTCACTGCGGTCACAGCTTATCAAAATCATCGTATCACGCAACTCAAAATAGCTAGCAATCCATTTGCGAAAGGTTTTCGTGACTGTGAATCGGATGAGTGTGACTCTGTCGCAGTTTCAAGCATGCAGAATCCTGCAAAGAGACCTGCAACTGGAAGTGCCAGCGTTTTGACATCCAACTACGTAAACACGATACCCACCGTGCAAATTCCGAGCATATCGAACCAAGAACATCATCAATTTTACGGTGCTACCGCAGCAGGACCTTGGACTTATCCTGGACACCATGGGCAACCAACTGCGCACATGAATTCGGTCCATTATCCTGCGCATCCTCATCATCCCCATACTGGACCCTCATTGTATGGACCACGGTAA
- the LOC139988699 gene encoding splicing factor ESS-2 homolog has product MDSPGSQALEVAKNMKDLAVFKKPLGVAKKYKKLQPKILDEDTYIKRMGEIIQRDFFPHLGKLQAQNQYLDALEQNDVKRMRELYEKYSSGRPTTERPASPATFETPMNKIESEDEQFKSTKVPKDIPANTDTKEKDKTEPTTGLDAYLSIHTSEDNASFEEMMIEAEKKLRLKYAWLYEAEENCKALTNGKSSDTLAIEGSNDKPNQLDSWNYQNKNYIMYVPDGVELTPDERIDLAKKKQMVIHENTRLRTNPFNEQQNKETINELAKNQSKANDGKIGVDGKEIVRNPTPRVNGFSFVATPSPRPGECESPLMTWGQIEGTPFRLDGGDTPLLRTSQGPSFRMAEPPKREQLALQLAEKAGERHRDRKNKALEAARKSLATPSPRSTIDRLSTMSPAARRLATQKLRIASTPTPRRALSSRTPSIGIRTPSTPRINTVSKPENHLELKNNSMRCQGPVLTDNLLNLPLQRQRAADFFNK; this is encoded by the exons ATGGATTCTCCAGGATCCCAAGCTTTGGAAGTAgctaaaaatatgaaagatcTAGCAGTGTTTAAAAAACCATTAGGTGtagcaaaaaaatataaaaaactacAACCAAAAATTTTAGATgaagatacatatataaaaagaatggGGGAAATTATTCAAAGGGACTTTTTTCCACATTTAGGTAAACTTCAAGCACAAAATCAATATTTAGATGCATTAGAACAAAATGATGTAAAGAGGATGAGagaattgtatgaaaaatatagttCAGGAAGACCAACGACTGAAAGACCTGCTAGTCCAGCCACATTTGAAACACCTATGAACAAAATTGAATCGGAAGATGAACAGTTCAAATCTACAAAAGTACCAAAAGATATACCTGCTAAtacagatacaaaagaaaaagacaaaacAGAACCTACAACAGGATTAGATGCATATTTAAGTATACACACAAGTGAAGACAATGCAAGTTTTGAGGAGATGATGATTGAGGCTGAAAAAAAATTAAGGTTGAAATATGCATGGCTTTATGAAGCTGAAGAGAATTGTAAAGCACTAACAAATGGCAAATCTTCAGATACCTTAGCTATTGAAGGTAGTAATGATAAGCCTAATCAGTTGGATAGCTggaattatcaaaataaaaattatattatgtatgttcCTGACGGAGTTGAATTAACTCCTGATGAAAGGATAGATTTAGCCAAGAAAAAGCAAATGGTAATACATGAAAATACAAGACTTCGGACTAACCCTTTCAATGAacaacaaaataaagaaactatTAATGAATTAGCAAAAAATCAATCAAAAGCAAATGATGGAAAAATTGGAGTTGATGGCAAGGAAATTGTGAGGAATCCTACACCTAGAGTAAACGGATTTAGCTTTGTAGCAACTCCAAGCCCAAGACCTGGAGAATGTGAAAGTCCTTTAATGACATGGGGTCAAATAGAAGGTACACCATTTAGATTAGATGGGGGAGATACACCTTTATTGAGAACAAGTCAAGGACCATCATTTAGAATGGCAGAACCTCCAAAAAGAGAGCAGCTTGCGTTGCAACTAGCAGAGAAAGCTGGTGAAAGGCATAGAGATAGAAAAAACAAAGCCTTAGAAGCAGCCAGAAAATCGTTAGCaac CCCATCACCAAGGTCAACTATAGATCGTTTGAGTACTATGTCTCCAGCAGCTAGAAGATTAGCTACTCAAAAACTTCGAATTGCAAGTACACCAACTCCACGAAGAGCATTATCCTCAAGGACACCATCGATAGGTATCAGAACACCCAGCACTCCACGAATAAATACAGTTTCAAAACCTGAAAATCACCTTgaactaaaaaataatagtatGCGATGTCAAGGTCCTGTTCTTACCGATAATTTACTTAATCTGCCTCTTCAAAGGCAAAGGGCAGCTGATTTCTTTAATAAGTGA
- the LOC139988700 gene encoding uncharacterized protein, producing MKSSVLSALFVLTITCLILQAQSKGCTCGGLGEGSNPCTQNEVVVKATKLPKPTHFVPAEEIKDAATVKNMQTDCSNSESESNSSPCNTCGCDKNPNTQSESIECNDSSCSCNKQNIETLDVEDSVNSNGNVVPRFPPIGDLCYPLPIEPNSGKIIEKTKVTPAYPGKLVCCPSSVPHEICINTATGETKSKTLSSSDATSETVSYGSTNFDTLSGLNSAMYKLPLVYAHLNNENRQKQYSKMSMSSSSSDCFNDATGETQEHNSAPAIPADAVSLTLAYKNLRAPNVIYRQGKQFVPEDKLSFGHRTVPVDVKSESQIPDIAEEKLVTVNKPIVELKIAPQKTIVIGTYDEQEEAKLAELEAIEHESLTQEETSDQESLITYKDLGYAPIDATYINTKPMSCSQGISNGKIDDSEEEPCGPLGPSIPGYIPGKIIVQEKFIDDSFSNSESRSCPT from the exons ATGAAGTCTTCAGTGTTGAGCGCTCTTTTCGTCCTAACAATAACGTGCTTGATACTTCAGGCTCAAAGCAAAGGATGTACATGCGGAGGTTTGGGAGAAG GTTCAAATCCTTGTACTCAAAACGAAGTCGTTGTGAAAGCTACAAAATTACCAAAACCTACACATTTTGTGCCAGCAGAAGAAATCAAGGATGCTGCAACTGTAAAGAATATGCAAACAGATTGTTCCAACTCAGAAAGTGAGAGCAATTCCAGTCCTTGTAACACCTGTGGATGTGACAAAAATCCAAATACACAAAGTGAAAGCATTGAATGTAATGACAGCAGTTGTAGTTGTAATAAGCAAAATATAGAAACTTTGGATGTTGAGGATTCTGTGAATTCCAATGGCAATGTTGTACCGAG GTTTCCTCCAATTGGTGATTTATGTTATCCTCTTCCAATAGAACCTAATAgtggaaaaataatagaaaagacTAAAGTTACACCAGCTTATCCTGGCAAACTTGTATGTTGTCCTTCATCAGTTCCacatgaaatttgtataaatacagCTACTGGAGAAACTAAAAGTAAAACACTTAGTTCCTCTGATGCTACATCCGAAACTGTTTCATATGGAAGCACAAATTTTGACACACTTAGTGGATTAAATTCTGCAATGTATAAGTTACCCTTAGTTTATGCTCacttaaataatgaaaatagacAAAAGCAATATTCAAAAATGAGTATGAGTAGCAGTTCCTCAGATTGTTTTAATGATGCTACAG gTGAAACTCAAGAACATAATTCAGCTCCAGCAATACCAGCAGATGCAGTTTCTCTTACTCTTGCATATAAAAATCTTCGTGCACCAAATGTAATTTACAGGCAAGGAAAACAATTTGTTCCAGAAGATAAATTATCCTTTGGTCATCGTACAGTACCAGTTGATGTAAAAAGTGAAAGCCAAATTCCTGATATTGCGGAAGAAAAACTGGTAACAGTAAATAAACCTattgtagaattaaaaatagcacCTCAAAAAACTATTGTTATTGGTACTTATGATGAGCAAGAAGAAGCAAAACTTGCAGAGCTTGAAGCAATTGAACATGAAAGTCTAACGCAAGAAGAAACTTCTGATCAAGAAAGTCTTATTACCTACAA AGATTTGGGTTATGCACCAATAGATGCaacttatataaatacaaaaccTATGAGTTGCAGTCAAGGAATAAGTAATGGAAAAATTGATGATAGTGAAGAGGAGCCATGTGGACCTTTAGGGCCATCAATACCAGGCTATATTCCAGGAAAAATTATAGTTCAAGAAAAGTTTATTGACGATAGTTTTAGCAATTCAGAATCTAGGTCATGTCcaacataa